From a single Terriglobia bacterium genomic region:
- a CDS encoding AtpZ/AtpI family protein, with product MPDLPPENTDPKEGSIWRQIGRYSNLAFVLPAAIVAGLVIGHLLDRWLGKTWITLAGLFVGCIAGFAELIRGIIQSSRES from the coding sequence ATGCCAGATTTGCCACCGGAAAATACTGACCCAAAAGAAGGGAGCATCTGGCGACAGATTGGCCGCTACAGCAATCTGGCTTTTGTTCTGCCCGCTGCCATTGTCGCCGGTCTGGTCATCGGCCACCTGCTCGACCGCTGGCTTGGGAAGACCTGGATCACTCTGGCCGGCCTGTTTGTCGGCTGCATCGCGGGTTTTGCGGAACTGATTCGCGGGATTATCCAGTCCAGCAGGGAATCATGA
- a CDS encoding ATP synthase subunit I, translated as MNTPPEDAVPEEEIDSAPIDKTPPDPAMEERLSGAYRRILRVAIALSIAGTLAAGRLFTWQSSLGLAIGSLLAYVNFVWLHRGTERLVERIIASNRATAVGETKPRKVRFAFPFPLRYALLIAVAYVILKSYPRLLIGFIVGLILPILAAMGEGIYEALVISRIDQASR; from the coding sequence ATGAATACGCCACCTGAAGACGCAGTTCCTGAAGAGGAAATAGACTCCGCTCCCATTGATAAAACGCCGCCTGATCCGGCCATGGAAGAGCGTCTTTCCGGCGCTTACCGGAGGATCCTGCGGGTTGCGATCGCGCTCAGCATAGCCGGAACGCTCGCCGCAGGGCGGCTGTTTACATGGCAGAGTAGCTTGGGTTTGGCCATTGGATCACTGCTGGCCTATGTCAATTTTGTCTGGCTGCATCGCGGCACTGAGCGGCTTGTGGAACGGATAATTGCGTCGAACAGAGCGACCGCCGTCGGAGAAACGAAGCCGCGCAAGGTTCGTTTCGCCTTCCCCTTTCCTTTGCGTTACGCTCTCCTGATCGCGGTGGCCTATGTTATATTAAAAAGTTATCCAAGGCTGCTGATTGGCTTCATTGTGGGCCTCATTCTGCCGATTCTGGCTGCAATGGGTGAAGGCATTTATGAAGCGCTGGTGATCAGCAGAATTGATCAAGCCTCTCGCTAG